A region from the Stutzerimonas stutzeri genome encodes:
- a CDS encoding DUF1302 domain-containing protein: protein MTKTTRQGIFQPKTLALAIALGSVAPAYAVTFNIGEIEGQLDSSMSIGASWSTADRDMDLVGTANGGTGYTQTGDDGRLNFKKGETFSKIFKGIHDLELRYGDSGAFIRGKYWYDFELKDEHRLFKDISDSNRKEAAQSSGAQILDAFLYHNYYLGELPGTVRIGKQVVSWGESTFIGNSINSINPLDAAAFRRPGAEIKEGLIPVNMLYVSQSLSDRLSMEAFYQLEWDQTIIDNCGTFFASNDVAADGCDNNYTVLSAAQRDGILGAGATIEQLNALIGQDYYAGLDELGITIGPEGVTVPRGGDRDARDSGQYGLAFRWLADAAEYGLYFMNYHSRTPTVGYKNASAAEIGALLGLLGTPAPGGPLPPGAAFGALASPALLSNGEYFLEYPEDIRLYGASFATTLPTGTAWSGEISYRPNLPVSLNSTYTTGLLATGIGAAIGAGDVAGAIGQAGLEHRGYNRKEVTQIQTTFTHFFDQVLGAGRVTVVGEVGFAHVGGLESKSDLRYGRDSIYGLDTPEYGNDGFVTANSWGYRLRALADYSNVFAGVNLTPNVSFSHDVHGYGPNGLFNEGSKAVSVGVDAVYQNSYTASLSYTDFFGGDYNTLVDRDFLALSVGVNF, encoded by the coding sequence ATGACAAAAACAACAAGGCAAGGAATCTTCCAGCCCAAGACATTGGCTCTCGCCATTGCTCTGGGTTCTGTCGCACCGGCTTATGCGGTCACGTTCAACATCGGGGAGATTGAAGGTCAGCTGGATTCGTCCATGTCGATTGGCGCCAGCTGGTCGACGGCCGATCGGGATATGGATCTGGTGGGTACCGCTAATGGCGGTACTGGCTATACCCAGACCGGCGACGATGGGCGACTGAACTTCAAGAAAGGCGAGACTTTCTCCAAGATCTTCAAAGGTATTCATGACCTTGAGCTGCGCTATGGCGATAGCGGTGCTTTCATTCGCGGCAAGTACTGGTATGACTTCGAACTGAAGGATGAGCATCGCCTGTTCAAGGACATCAGCGACAGCAACCGCAAGGAAGCTGCGCAATCCTCTGGCGCGCAGATTCTCGATGCTTTCCTGTACCACAACTATTATTTGGGTGAGCTGCCTGGCACGGTCCGGATTGGTAAGCAGGTCGTTAGCTGGGGTGAGAGCACCTTCATCGGGAACTCGATCAACTCGATCAACCCGCTCGATGCGGCAGCGTTCCGTCGTCCTGGGGCTGAAATCAAGGAAGGCCTGATTCCGGTCAATATGCTCTATGTGTCCCAGAGCCTGAGTGATCGCCTCAGTATGGAGGCCTTCTATCAGCTGGAGTGGGACCAAACCATCATCGATAACTGCGGAACGTTCTTCGCGAGCAACGATGTAGCCGCCGATGGTTGCGATAATAATTACACCGTGTTGTCCGCTGCGCAGCGCGACGGGATTCTCGGCGCTGGCGCTACGATTGAGCAGTTGAATGCGCTCATCGGCCAGGATTACTACGCTGGTCTGGACGAACTGGGTATTACGATCGGACCTGAAGGCGTCACCGTTCCTCGTGGTGGTGACCGGGATGCGCGTGACTCGGGTCAGTACGGCTTGGCCTTCCGCTGGCTGGCCGATGCGGCTGAATATGGTTTGTATTTCATGAACTACCATAGCCGCACGCCGACAGTTGGTTATAAAAACGCATCGGCCGCCGAGATCGGCGCGTTGCTGGGCTTGTTGGGTACGCCGGCTCCGGGCGGTCCTCTGCCACCGGGCGCTGCATTTGGCGCACTGGCATCACCTGCACTGTTGAGTAACGGTGAGTACTTCCTCGAGTATCCAGAAGACATTCGTCTTTACGGCGCCAGCTTTGCCACGACCTTGCCTACCGGTACGGCATGGTCAGGTGAAATTAGCTACAGGCCGAACCTTCCGGTGTCGCTCAACTCGACCTACACCACAGGCTTGCTTGCGACTGGTATCGGCGCAGCAATCGGAGCGGGTGATGTAGCCGGGGCAATCGGTCAGGCGGGTCTCGAGCACAGGGGATACAACCGTAAGGAAGTAACCCAGATCCAGACGACCTTTACTCACTTCTTCGATCAGGTACTTGGTGCCGGACGTGTCACCGTTGTGGGTGAGGTTGGCTTTGCTCACGTTGGCGGCCTCGAAAGCAAAAGCGACCTGCGCTATGGTCGTGACTCGATCTACGGTCTGGATACGCCGGAATACGGCAACGACGGCTTCGTAACCGCCAACTCCTGGGGCTACCGCCTCCGCGCGCTGGCTGACTACAGCAACGTGTTCGCCGGTGTGAACCTGACGCCGAACGTCTCCTTCTCCCATGACGTTCATGGTTATGGCCCGAACGGCTTGTTCAACGAGGGTTCCAAGGCTGTAAGCGTTGGTGTCGACGCCGTCTATCAGAACAGCTACACCGCCAGCCTGTCCTACACCGACTTCTTCGGTGGCGACTACAACACCCTGGTCGATCGTGACTTCCTCGCGTTGAGCGTAGGCGTGAACTTCTAA
- a CDS encoding DUF1329 domain-containing protein, whose translation MKTTRKLFSVLALSLLASSVMAAVSPEEAAKLGNSLTPLGAEKAGNADGTIPEWTGGLATDAAPLNDGHVTNPFKAEQPKFVITAQNADQYKDKLTAGQQAMFKRYPETYKIRVFPTHRSAAVPDRIYEAAKKSALNVELVGGGNGVDNFADSRYYAFPIPKNGLEVIWNHITRYRGGNVRRNIVQATPQTNGSYTLVHFEDEVAFPSDMTDLDPERAKNALLFFKQRVTAPSRLAGNVLLVHDSLDQVKEPRQAWIYNAGQRRVRRAPQVAYDGPGTAADGMRTTDNFDMFSGAPDRYDWKLVGKKEVYIPYNSFDINSSDVKYSDILKAGHVNQDLARYELHRVWEIEANLKDGERNIYAKRRFFVDEDTWQIAESELYDGRGQLWRVGEAHLLQYYQHKVPAYAFEALYDVISGRYIAIGMSNEEKAHEFGYKTSARDFTPAALRNAGVR comes from the coding sequence ATGAAAACAACAAGAAAATTATTCAGCGTCTTGGCCCTTTCACTGCTTGCGAGCAGCGTTATGGCCGCCGTGTCCCCTGAGGAAGCGGCCAAGCTTGGCAACTCGCTCACCCCGCTTGGTGCCGAAAAGGCCGGCAACGCCGACGGCACCATTCCTGAGTGGACTGGTGGACTGGCCACCGATGCTGCACCGCTTAACGACGGCCATGTCACCAACCCCTTCAAGGCTGAGCAGCCCAAGTTCGTCATCACCGCGCAGAACGCCGACCAGTACAAAGACAAGCTGACCGCCGGGCAGCAGGCGATGTTCAAGCGCTATCCCGAGACCTACAAGATTCGCGTATTCCCGACACATCGCAGTGCGGCCGTACCGGATCGGATCTACGAGGCAGCGAAGAAAAGCGCCTTGAATGTGGAGTTGGTCGGTGGGGGTAACGGCGTCGATAACTTCGCCGACAGCCGCTACTACGCATTCCCGATCCCGAAAAACGGTCTGGAAGTGATCTGGAACCACATCACCCGTTATCGTGGAGGCAACGTACGCCGCAACATCGTGCAGGCCACCCCGCAGACCAACGGCAGCTACACCCTGGTGCACTTCGAAGACGAAGTGGCGTTCCCGAGCGACATGACGGATCTGGATCCGGAACGCGCCAAGAACGCGCTGCTGTTCTTCAAGCAGCGCGTAACGGCTCCCTCGCGACTTGCAGGCAACGTGCTGCTGGTGCATGACTCGCTGGACCAAGTGAAAGAGCCACGTCAGGCCTGGATTTACAACGCTGGTCAGCGTCGCGTGCGTCGTGCGCCTCAAGTCGCCTATGACGGTCCGGGCACCGCCGCGGACGGTATGCGGACGACCGATAACTTCGACATGTTCAGCGGAGCCCCTGATCGTTACGACTGGAAATTGGTCGGCAAGAAAGAGGTGTACATCCCGTACAACAGCTTCGATATCAACTCAAGTGACGTGAAGTACAGCGATATCCTCAAGGCCGGCCATGTCAATCAGGACCTGGCTCGCTACGAGCTGCACCGGGTATGGGAAATCGAGGCGAACCTCAAAGATGGCGAGCGGAACATCTACGCCAAGCGTCGTTTCTTCGTAGACGAGGATACCTGGCAGATCGCCGAGTCCGAGCTCTATGACGGTCGCGGTCAGCTGTGGCGTGTGGGCGAGGCGCACCTGCTGCAGTACTACCAGCACAAGGTGCCGGCTTATGCGTTCGAAGCGCTCTACGACGTGATTTCCGGTCGCTACATCGCGATTGGCATGAGCAACGAAGAGAAAGCCCACGAGTTCGGCTACAAGACCTCCGCCCGGGATTTCACTCCCGCTGCGCTGCGAAATGCTGGGGTGCGTTGA
- a CDS encoding LuxR C-terminal-related transcriptional regulator — protein sequence MSVRFNPGVLSTEAAAQVQVATIPRLPPLHVPRPRLVDALLEARCRLRLICAPAGFGKSVLMNECARLVPADTHLVWLDLGGRSYSAEALYLQLSRLLDTSPVASGDVQQDLVNLLHEFQRPLWIMLDDYPRETTAQFDACLDLLLERGPESVSWWVSSRRQPAWKLPRLLLQGDLYELEAEALALTAGELGQLLKAHRLELADDTFKQLLVGSEGWLAGVSLLLLNANEQAVRERLVAGTPLLRDYVQREVLEGQSEDVRRALFALARMPRFSAQLCEHVLDGIGNDILDVLKTFQLFIRQIDNCGEWFRLWRPLASMLRRMPEAISPTQTHLRACQWFANRGEMREAVEHALWAGQPEVAANFLQRYGQEQLLIGDNVSHFMKWRSELPQDLFNSTTRLIVLHGWALIISARLDEADECLAGLAKFFPQPDARRQAQLLAQWQALRGFLARLRGEPEARNYCLQALEVLSDHAWAQRVLCYQALTQQAMAENQLELAQRYNSEGMKLARLKGSVLYEAMLNVDRIQLLEITGEFERAVGVLEESLLVLRDTVAHSPIIGRLKLLQGHLLAYQGLDEAARDAYQQGRVETETCGDSYMFFGYAGLAELAARNQEFPTAYHWLREAERLTQWRHVPEARFRGILPLITGLTWLHQGQLKKARTVFIQVLELYEGHTYLAPSGFYELLPRVQRYLAVVELLSGRFALAIGTLRELIEQNLRSQRMGLACECRFTLAEALQLDGRHDEAELELRKALGEAARQHLIKPLYELQHRQPQWLASVLPAGKGESLRDRLHHFEREPEDSLNAAGEVILSNRELTVLRLIAQGCSNQEIAEQLFISLHTVKTHARRINTKLGVARRTQAVARAKALAWL from the coding sequence ATGTCCGTACGCTTCAACCCTGGTGTCCTCAGTACAGAAGCCGCCGCGCAGGTTCAGGTCGCCACGATTCCGCGTCTCCCCCCGTTGCACGTGCCGCGGCCACGGCTCGTCGATGCACTGCTCGAAGCCCGTTGTCGGCTGCGTTTGATATGCGCGCCGGCGGGGTTCGGCAAGAGCGTACTGATGAACGAGTGCGCACGTCTGGTACCGGCCGATACCCATCTTGTCTGGCTCGATCTCGGTGGTCGGTCATATTCTGCCGAAGCGCTTTATTTACAGCTCAGCCGATTGCTCGATACGTCTCCCGTCGCCAGTGGCGACGTTCAGCAAGATCTGGTCAACCTGCTGCATGAGTTCCAGCGGCCGCTGTGGATCATGCTCGACGACTACCCGAGAGAAACCACCGCGCAATTCGATGCGTGCCTCGATCTGCTTCTCGAGCGTGGCCCCGAATCCGTCAGCTGGTGGGTGAGCAGTCGCCGGCAGCCCGCCTGGAAATTGCCTCGGCTGTTGCTGCAGGGCGATCTGTACGAACTTGAAGCCGAGGCGCTGGCGCTAACGGCTGGTGAGCTCGGCCAGTTGCTCAAGGCTCACCGCCTCGAGCTCGCCGACGACACGTTCAAACAATTGCTGGTCGGCAGCGAAGGGTGGTTGGCGGGTGTCAGTCTATTGTTGCTGAACGCGAACGAGCAGGCGGTACGCGAGCGGTTGGTGGCGGGGACGCCCTTGTTGCGGGATTACGTTCAGCGCGAAGTGCTCGAAGGGCAGAGCGAAGACGTGCGTCGCGCATTGTTCGCACTGGCGCGAATGCCGCGTTTTTCCGCGCAGCTGTGTGAGCACGTGCTCGATGGGATCGGAAACGACATTCTCGACGTGCTCAAGACGTTCCAGTTGTTCATCCGCCAGATCGACAACTGCGGTGAATGGTTTCGCCTATGGCGCCCGCTGGCCTCAATGCTGCGGCGGATGCCCGAGGCGATATCACCCACGCAGACCCATCTGCGCGCCTGTCAGTGGTTCGCCAATCGCGGGGAGATGCGCGAGGCGGTAGAGCATGCGCTATGGGCTGGGCAGCCCGAGGTGGCGGCCAATTTCCTGCAGCGCTACGGACAGGAGCAGCTGCTCATCGGCGATAACGTCTCGCATTTCATGAAATGGCGCAGCGAGTTACCGCAGGACCTGTTCAACAGCACCACGCGCTTGATCGTCTTGCACGGCTGGGCGTTGATCATTTCTGCGCGGCTCGATGAGGCTGATGAATGCCTCGCGGGGCTGGCCAAGTTCTTCCCCCAGCCCGATGCCAGACGTCAGGCGCAACTGCTCGCTCAATGGCAGGCTCTGCGCGGCTTCCTGGCACGCTTGCGCGGCGAGCCCGAGGCCCGAAACTACTGCCTTCAGGCGTTGGAGGTGCTTTCCGATCACGCCTGGGCGCAGCGGGTGCTGTGCTATCAGGCGCTGACCCAGCAGGCGATGGCTGAGAACCAGCTGGAGCTGGCTCAACGCTACAACAGCGAAGGCATGAAGCTGGCGCGACTCAAGGGCAGCGTGCTGTATGAGGCCATGCTGAATGTCGATCGTATCCAGTTACTGGAGATCACAGGAGAGTTCGAGCGCGCCGTTGGGGTGCTCGAAGAGTCGCTGTTGGTGCTACGCGACACTGTCGCCCATAGCCCGATCATTGGCCGGCTGAAACTGCTGCAGGGGCATCTGCTGGCGTATCAGGGCCTCGACGAGGCGGCTCGGGACGCTTACCAGCAGGGGCGAGTCGAGACCGAAACCTGCGGTGACTCTTACATGTTCTTCGGCTATGCCGGCCTGGCCGAACTGGCTGCCCGCAATCAGGAATTCCCGACGGCTTACCATTGGTTGCGTGAAGCCGAGCGCCTAACTCAGTGGCGGCACGTGCCCGAGGCGCGTTTCCGCGGCATTTTGCCGTTGATAACAGGGCTGACCTGGTTGCATCAGGGGCAACTGAAAAAGGCCAGGACCGTTTTCATCCAGGTATTGGAGCTGTACGAGGGGCACACCTACCTGGCTCCTTCCGGGTTTTACGAATTGCTGCCACGGGTGCAGCGTTACCTCGCGGTGGTCGAGCTGCTCTCCGGCCGCTTTGCGCTGGCCATCGGTACGCTGCGGGAGCTGATCGAGCAGAATCTCCGCTCGCAACGGATGGGACTGGCATGCGAGTGTCGGTTCACGCTTGCAGAAGCGCTGCAGCTGGATGGCCGGCATGACGAAGCGGAACTGGAGCTGCGCAAGGCGCTTGGCGAGGCCGCGCGGCAGCATCTGATCAAGCCGTTGTATGAATTGCAGCATCGCCAACCGCAATGGCTCGCCAGCGTGTTGCCTGCAGGCAAAGGGGAGAGTCTCCGCGATCGGCTGCATCACTTCGAGCGCGAGCCTGAAGATTCGCTGAATGCCGCTGGCGAGGTGATTCTCAGCAATCGCGAGCTCACTGTGCTGCGTCTTATCGCCCAAGGTTGCTCGAATCAGGAAATCGCCGAACAGCTCTTCATCTCGTTGCACACGGTCAAGACCCATGCCCGCCGAATCAACACCAAGCTGGGCGTTGCCAGGCGGACACAGGCGGTCGCTCGCGCCAAGGCGCTGGCCTGGTTATGA
- a CDS encoding DUF3509 domain-containing protein: MDSPFKKISDVFQPEYNVNFSIEKPDGSILLTLTDATGVAVKRFISTNQWRDQQQLERLITSLQFSLAIERGEHASTYRLTKHAHSAAR, from the coding sequence ATGGACAGTCCATTCAAGAAGATCAGCGATGTATTCCAGCCGGAGTACAACGTCAATTTCAGCATCGAGAAGCCGGACGGCAGCATACTGCTGACCTTGACCGATGCAACGGGCGTCGCGGTGAAGCGCTTTATCAGCACCAATCAATGGCGCGATCAGCAGCAACTCGAGCGTCTGATCACCAGCCTGCAGTTCAGCCTCGCGATCGAACGCGGCGAACACGCCAGCACCTATCGCCTGACCAAACACGCGCATTCCGCCGCCCGATAA
- a CDS encoding YebG family protein, with the protein MAVEVVYRSSRDLERLFMDKAEADRHDKMLELAEALAAALHKAAPSLSEQQADDIGIFMARHRDLFAKAFKNNPEALAELPDSSEAEDSR; encoded by the coding sequence ATGGCCGTCGAAGTGGTATACCGCAGCAGCCGGGACCTGGAGCGTTTGTTCATGGATAAAGCCGAAGCCGATCGTCACGACAAGATGCTGGAATTGGCCGAAGCGCTGGCAGCAGCACTGCATAAGGCGGCACCATCGCTGAGCGAACAGCAAGCCGATGACATCGGCATTTTCATGGCCAGGCACCGGGATTTGTTCGCCAAGGCGTTCAAGAACAACCCCGAGGCCCTGGCAGAGCTGCCAGACTCGAGCGAAGCCGAGGACTCGCGATAG
- a CDS encoding multidrug transporter, with product MLIGALLLVTWVILLIRYPVRAIPISLGALLGLGLVEAWVVWQEQREEHLLAQLELRLVYAPAICPAAQPLRITLDNHSSRALQSLRWDVAAYSPGGSLNLVTSNYDAPRYRGPGDLQPGQRWESCAPLPPLRQGYRSSSLEFRAERLQGHFND from the coding sequence ATGCTGATCGGTGCCCTGTTGCTGGTCACCTGGGTGATCTTGCTGATTCGCTATCCTGTTCGAGCCATTCCGATTTCCCTGGGTGCACTGCTTGGCCTCGGACTGGTCGAGGCCTGGGTGGTCTGGCAGGAACAGCGCGAAGAACACCTGCTCGCTCAACTCGAGCTGAGACTGGTCTATGCACCGGCTATCTGCCCAGCTGCGCAGCCGTTGCGTATTACCCTCGATAACCACAGTTCGCGCGCTCTACAAAGTCTGCGCTGGGATGTCGCCGCGTATTCGCCCGGGGGCAGCCTGAATCTGGTGACGTCGAACTACGATGCCCCAAGATACCGCGGCCCGGGCGACCTGCAGCCCGGTCAGCGCTGGGAGTCCTGTGCGCCGTTGCCGCCGCTGCGTCAGGGCTATCGCAGCAGTAGCCTGGAGTTTCGCGCCGAGCGGCTTCAGGGACATTTCAACGACTGA
- a CDS encoding DciA family protein: MSLRPLPAKAPASLLREAKPLKALFGEARRLDRLQQLVETQLQPAAREYCRVASWRDGILLLIVTDGHWATRLRYQQRRLQRQLQAMEEFRDLGRIQFKVQPPEAPRHKPGPAPALSTRAADNLHETAQGIADPRLKAALERLARHARPAEEE; the protein is encoded by the coding sequence ATGTCGTTGCGCCCCCTGCCAGCCAAAGCTCCCGCTTCGCTGCTGCGCGAGGCAAAACCGTTGAAGGCCTTGTTCGGCGAAGCGCGGCGGCTCGATCGGCTGCAACAACTGGTCGAGACTCAGCTGCAACCGGCCGCACGGGAGTACTGCCGCGTGGCTTCATGGCGCGACGGCATCCTGCTGCTGATTGTCACGGATGGGCATTGGGCGACGCGTTTGCGCTATCAGCAACGCAGGCTGCAGCGGCAGTTGCAGGCCATGGAAGAGTTCCGGGATCTGGGCCGGATCCAATTCAAGGTACAGCCCCCCGAGGCGCCGCGACACAAGCCCGGGCCGGCACCGGCGCTGTCGACACGCGCAGCCGATAATCTTCATGAAACAGCACAGGGCATCGCCGATCCCAGACTCAAGGCCGCCCTTGAACGACTCGCCCGGCATGCTCGGCCTGCAGAAGAGGAGTGA
- the secA gene encoding preprotein translocase subunit SecA — translation MFAPLMKKLFGSKNDREVKRMLKAVQAVNALEEQMLSLSDEQLRSKTEEFKARLGQGETLDQILPEAFAVCREAGKRVMGMRHFDVQLIGGMTLHEGKIAEMRTGEGKTLVATLAVYLNALAGKGVHVVTVNDYLARRDANWMRPLYEFLGLTVGIVTPFQPPQEKRAAYAADITYGTNNEFGFDYLRDNMAFSLEEKNQRELNFAVIDEVDSILIDEARTPLIISGQAEDSSKLYQQINQLIPLLKQHIEEEEGVVTQEGHFTVDEKTRQVELNEAGHQFVEEMLTKAGLLAEGESLYSAHNLGLLTHVYSSLRAHKLFHRNVEYIVQNNQVLLIDEHTGRTMPGRRLSEGLHQAIEAKEGLPIQPESQTLASTTFQNYFRLYSKLSGMTGTADTEAFEFMQIYNLPVMVIPTNKPLARKDYNDLVYLTQEEKFAAIIADIKDCQNNGRPVLVGTATIESSEYVSQLLQKEGIEHKVLNAKHHDKEAEIIAQAGRPGAVTIATNMAGRGTDILLGGNWEVEVASLENPTDEQVAQIKAEWQKRHQAVLEAGGLHVIASERHESRRIDNQLRGRAGRQGDAGSSRFYLSLEDSLMRIFASDRVKNFMKALGMESGEAIEHRMVTNAIEKAQRKVEGRNFDMRKQLLEYDDVANEQRKVIYHMRNSLLAASEIGETIAEFRREALDHAISQHIPPQSLPEQWDIAGLEAVLYSDFGTRLPVQQWLDEDEKLYEETLRERILEALVAAYHEKEDLAGAEALRTFEKQIVLRVLDDLWKDHLSTMDHLRHGIHLRGYAQKNPKQEYKRESFALFQDLLESIKRDSIRVLSHVQVRREDPAEEEQRLRREAEELAQRMQFQHAEVSALEQDEVEPEAEGGIATAAAPARAEQKIGRNEPCPCGSGKKYKHCHGQVQ, via the coding sequence ATGTTTGCGCCTTTAATGAAGAAGCTCTTTGGTAGCAAGAATGACCGCGAGGTCAAGCGCATGCTCAAGGCGGTACAAGCCGTCAATGCGCTCGAAGAGCAGATGCTGTCTCTCTCCGATGAGCAGTTGCGGAGCAAGACCGAAGAGTTCAAGGCCCGCCTCGGCCAAGGCGAGACCCTCGACCAGATCCTCCCGGAAGCGTTCGCGGTCTGTCGTGAAGCGGGTAAGCGTGTGATGGGCATGCGCCACTTCGACGTTCAGCTGATCGGCGGCATGACGCTGCACGAAGGCAAGATCGCCGAGATGCGCACCGGTGAGGGCAAGACCCTGGTGGCGACACTCGCGGTCTATCTCAACGCGTTGGCTGGCAAGGGCGTTCACGTGGTGACAGTGAACGATTACCTGGCGCGGCGCGATGCCAACTGGATGCGCCCGCTGTACGAATTCCTCGGCCTGACGGTGGGTATCGTCACGCCGTTCCAGCCACCGCAAGAGAAGCGCGCGGCCTACGCGGCGGATATCACTTACGGTACCAACAACGAGTTCGGCTTCGATTACCTGCGCGACAACATGGCGTTCAGTCTCGAAGAGAAGAACCAACGCGAACTCAATTTCGCGGTCATCGACGAAGTGGACTCGATCCTCATCGACGAAGCGCGTACGCCGCTGATCATTTCCGGTCAGGCCGAAGACAGCTCCAAGCTGTACCAACAGATCAACCAGCTGATTCCTCTGCTCAAGCAGCATATCGAGGAGGAGGAGGGCGTGGTCACCCAGGAAGGCCATTTCACCGTCGACGAGAAGACTCGCCAGGTCGAACTGAACGAGGCCGGGCATCAGTTCGTCGAGGAAATGCTGACCAAGGCCGGTCTGCTGGCCGAAGGCGAGAGCCTCTATTCCGCGCATAACCTCGGGTTGCTGACCCACGTCTATTCCAGCCTGCGCGCGCACAAGCTGTTCCACCGCAACGTCGAATACATCGTGCAGAACAACCAGGTTCTGCTGATCGACGAGCATACCGGCCGGACCATGCCGGGCCGTCGCCTGTCGGAAGGTCTGCACCAGGCCATCGAAGCGAAGGAGGGCCTGCCGATCCAGCCGGAAAGCCAGACCCTGGCTTCGACCACGTTCCAGAATTACTTCCGTCTGTACAGCAAGCTTTCCGGCATGACCGGCACCGCCGATACCGAAGCTTTCGAGTTCATGCAGATCTACAACCTGCCGGTGATGGTCATCCCGACCAACAAGCCGCTGGCACGTAAGGATTACAACGACCTCGTCTACCTGACGCAGGAAGAGAAGTTCGCCGCGATCATCGCCGACATCAAGGACTGCCAGAACAACGGTCGCCCGGTGTTGGTCGGTACCGCGACGATCGAGAGCTCCGAATACGTGTCGCAACTGCTGCAGAAGGAAGGCATCGAACACAAGGTGCTCAACGCCAAGCACCACGACAAGGAAGCCGAGATCATCGCCCAGGCCGGGCGCCCCGGGGCGGTGACGATCGCGACCAACATGGCCGGTCGCGGTACCGATATTCTTCTCGGCGGCAACTGGGAAGTGGAGGTCGCGTCGCTGGAGAACCCGACCGACGAGCAAGTGGCGCAGATCAAGGCCGAATGGCAGAAGCGGCACCAGGCCGTGCTCGAGGCCGGTGGTCTGCATGTGATCGCGTCCGAACGCCACGAATCACGTCGTATCGACAACCAGCTGCGTGGCCGTGCCGGACGTCAGGGTGACGCCGGCTCGAGCCGCTTCTACCTGTCGCTCGAAGACAGCCTGATGCGCATCTTCGCTTCCGATCGGGTGAAGAATTTCATGAAGGCGCTGGGCATGGAGTCCGGCGAGGCCATCGAGCACCGCATGGTCACCAACGCCATCGAGAAGGCTCAGCGAAAGGTCGAGGGTCGCAACTTCGACATGCGTAAGCAGTTGCTCGAATACGACGACGTCGCCAACGAGCAGCGCAAGGTGATCTACCACATGCGCAACAGCCTGCTGGCCGCCAGCGAGATTGGCGAGACCATCGCCGAGTTCCGCCGAGAGGCCCTCGATCACGCCATCAGCCAGCACATTCCGCCCCAATCGCTGCCGGAGCAGTGGGATATCGCCGGCCTGGAAGCGGTGCTTTACAGCGATTTCGGTACGCGTCTGCCGGTCCAGCAGTGGCTCGACGAAGACGAGAAACTGTATGAGGAAACCCTGCGCGAGCGCATCCTCGAGGCACTGGTCGCCGCGTATCACGAGAAAGAGGACCTGGCAGGTGCCGAGGCGCTGAGGACCTTCGAGAAGCAGATCGTGCTGCGTGTGCTCGACGACCTATGGAAGGATCATCTGTCGACCATGGATCACCTGCGTCACGGTATCCACCTGCGTGGCTACGCGCAGAAGAACCCGAAGCAGGAGTACAAGCGCGAATCGTTCGCCCTGTTCCAGGACCTGCTCGAATCCATCAAGCGCGACAGCATCCGCGTGCTATCCCATGTGCAGGTACGCCGCGAGGATCCTGCCGAAGAGGAGCAGCGCCTGCGCCGTGAAGCCGAGGAACTGGCGCAGCGCATGCAGTTCCAGCATGCTGAGGTGTCGGCGCTGGAGCAGGACGAGGTCGAGCCGGAGGCCGAGGGCGGCATAGCCACGGCGGCTGCGCCCGCCCGCGCTGAGCAGAAGATCGGGCGTAACGAACCCTGTCCTTGTGGCTCCGGCAAGAAATACAAACACTGTCACGGGCAGGTTCAATAA